The Salminus brasiliensis chromosome 3, fSalBra1.hap2, whole genome shotgun sequence genome contains a region encoding:
- the LOC140552137 gene encoding uncharacterized protein isoform X1, with protein MTDLLTVYDDDEESNTFIDCLVCNRKIRGDTQYKVHLTTPQHLKKEEVLAANGVIPKPQPLPKWTDFKQYLEYLQLDEPIIGLDSLVQEEDFISDGKAYLKYRCTMCSVGMVMSTMVSHIVSRKHRQKYLQLKRPDLLNQNNGMAQKQPGLVARAKAAIVEKQDGWGTPVPLNRSDGGQSYQGKKVKKGKQGHRKPEGSNSYTHEMSHEKDKRGQLSLAEDAYRRSSDFWDDLFGRPSHYYGDDRNDGSRGDTANWRSYPKNDQSENVYSHDGRQRTCENESQNEQPYLKGDGSVRSFVQDDDGARQHADRVIPGRSYHDEHRDDFYPAMNPRREWDSGADLYHVSVPRSRFADPERSGSAQLPEMDYRVDRQIQGQVYASHSGRGHGLDEMQRVGRSLQYEEGREARAGSFEMQGYGKRGGSGDYAQEHAPAKRKRKSRFSDATPLEIALTQNRVMDVMVPTKNQNRGPVQALEERLDSGVRHPAVNTENVLDVLNEVKIDTAEEATFLKEKLCAVLKEFHANKSQRVEVSPMVRDYSTRSDTWMDQRRNMHETRNLDEHGFQETTRYVRDHRDFQERKTFTNDSTGLQDTWRPEENSGDFQNTRYVKDHRHVQDMRGYEKDSYQESARYEKRSTDFQELRHFENTPADFQQSRGFGDNPRDFHRSGHFEAEHKSFQQERGFQENSRDFQRAGNFEGNTSTYQQASGFEESSRAGRVEDNPRSFQNIQHTRGAEEKRGYEEYSGRAAEGRYGEGDYRRFHSNFDSRREFEYDVKRELSAEPSDDFKDYHPDGDRRAYQGRLMSNSMSSKESCWKTRSLTEEDKGYGESRAHRPQYQRDRDPDVELYDPFHPSSSPPPPQGAAPPSSLEKLASTLLELVARTSN; from the exons ATGACTGACCTACTGACTGTTTACGACGACGATGAAGAGTCGAACACCTTCATCGACTGCCTG GTATGTAACAGAAAGATAAGAGGGGACACTCAATATAAGGTCCACCTGACCACCCCACAGCATTTGAAG AAGGAGGAGGTTCTAGCTGCTAACG GCGTCATCCCTAAACCGCAGCCACTGCCGAAATGGACTGATTTCAAACAATACCTGGAGTACCTGCAACTTGATGAGCCCATTATTG GACTGGATTCCTTGGTACAAGAGGAGGATTTTATCTCAGATGGCAAAGCCTATTTAAAATACAGGTGTACAATGTGTTCTGTTGGGATGGTGATGAGTACAATGGTATCTCATATTGTGAGCCGCAAGCACCGTCAGAAGTACCTG CAACTAAAGAGGCCAGACTTGTTGAACCAAAATAATGGCATGGCACAAAAACAACCTGGACTTGTTGCAAGGGCTAAAGCTGCGATTGTGGAGAAGCAGGATGGATGGGGTACTCCAGTG ccacTCAACCGATCAGATGGGGGCCAATCATACCAGGGGAAAAAGGTGAAGAAAGGAAAACAAG GCCACAGAAAACCAGAAGGCTCTAATTCTTACACCCATGAAATGTCTCATGAGAAAGACAAGAGAGGGCAGCTTTCTTTGGCTGAAGATGCATATAGACGATCGTCAGATTTTTGGGATGATTTGTTTGGGAGGCCGTCTCATTATTATGGGGATGACCGGAATGATGGCTCTAGAGGCGACACAGCTAATTGGCGATCCTATCCAAAGAATGACCAGTCTGAAAATGTGTATTCTCATGATGGCAGGCAAAGAACCTGTGAAAACGAAAGCCAAAATGAACAACCATATCTGAAAGGAGACGGTAGTGTAAGGTCTTTTGtacaggatgatgatggtgcaaGACAACATGCAGACAGGGTCATTCCAGGGAGGTCTTATCATGATGAGCATCGGGATGATTTTTACCCAGCAATGAATCCCAGAAGAGAGTGGGACTCTGGTGCTGATCTGTATCACGTCAGTGTTCCAAGAAGCAGGTTTGCTGATCCAGAAAGGAGTGGTTCAGCTCAGCTGCCAGAAATGGACTATCGGGTGGACCGACAGATTCAGGGTCAGGTGTACGCATCTCATAGTGGAAGAGGACATGGTCTGGACGAGATGCAAAGAGTGGGGAGAAGCCTGCAGTATGAAGAGGGAAGAGAAGCAAGAGCTGGGTCCTTTGAGATGCAAGGCTATGGCAAAAGAGGTGGTTCAGGAGATTATGCTCAGGAACATGCCCCAGctaaaagaaaaaggaagagtAGGTTTTCTGATGCCACACCACTGGAGATCGCACTTACACAGAACAG GGTGATGGACGTCATGGTTCCTACAAAGAACCAAAATAGAGGACCAGTTCAG GCCCTTGAAGAGAGACTGGATTCCGGTGTGAGGCATCCCGCTGTAAATACAGAAAATGTTTTGGATGTGCTG AATGAGGTCAAAATTGACACTGCGGAAGAGGCTACCTTCTTGAAGGAAAAGTTATGCGCTGTTCTAAAGGAGTTTCATGCTAATAAATCTCAGCGTGTCGAG GTCTCTCCAATGGTCAGGGATTACAGCACCAggagtgacacatggatggatcAGCGCAGGAATATGCATGAGACAAGAAATTTAGATGAACATGGCTTTCAGGAGACCACAAGATATGTACGTGACCATAGAGACTTTCAAGAGCGAAAAACTTTCACAAATGATTCCACAGGTCTGCAAGATACGTGGCGGCCAGAAGAGAATTCCGGAGATTTTCAGAACACAAGATATGTCAAAGACCACAGACACgttcaggacatgaggggataTGAAAAAGACTCTTATCAGGAGTCTGCAAGATATGAGAAACGCTCCACAGATTTTCAAGAATTAAGACATTTTGAAAACACTCCTGCAGATTTCCAACAGTCAAGAGGGTTTGGGGACAACCCAAGAGATTTTCATCGTAGTGGACATTTTGAGGCTGAACATAAGTCCTTCCAACAGGAAAGAGGGTTTCAGGAAAACTCCAGGGATTTTCAGCGTGCAGGAAATTTTGAAGGAAACACTTCAACTTACCAGCAGGCCAGCGGTTTTGAAGagagctccagagcaggacGCGTTGAAGATAATCCAAGAAGCTTTCAAAACATTCAACATACCAGGGGTGCTGAAGAAAAGCGAGGTTATGAAGAATATTCAGGAAGAGCAGCAGAGGGAAGATATGGCGAGGGGGACTACAGGCGCTTTCACAGTAACTTTGACTCTCGACGTGAATTTGAATATGATGTAAAAAGAGAACTATCAGCTGAGCCGTCTGATGATTTTAAGGATTATCATCCAGATGGTGATAGAAGAGCTTACCAAGGTAGGCTGATGAGCAATTCTATGTCTTCCAAAG AGAGCTGTTGGAAGACCAGGTCTCTAACAGAAGAAGATAAGGGGTATGGTGAGAGTCGAGCGCACAGGCCACAATACCAGCGTGACCGTGATCCTGATGTAGAACTCTATGATCCATTTCACCCATCATCGTCTCCACCGCCTCCTCAGGGGGCGGCACCCCCCTCCAGTCTTGAAAAGCTTGCTTCCACTCTTTTGGAGCTTGTGGCACGTACATCAAATTGA
- the LOC140552137 gene encoding uncharacterized protein isoform X2 — MTDLLTVYDDDEESNTFIDCLVCNRKIRGDTQYKVHLTTPQHLKKEEVLAANGVIPKPQPLPKWTDFKQYLEYLQLDEPIIGLDSLVQEEDFISDGKAYLKYRCTMCSVGMVMSTMVSHIVSRKHRQKYLQLKRPDLLNQNNGMAQKQPGLVARAKAAIVEKQDGWGTPVPLNRSDGGQSYQGKKVKKGKQGHRKPEGSNSYTHEMSHEKDKRGQLSLAEDAYRRSSDFWDDLFGRPSHYYGDDRNDGSRGDTANWRSYPKNDQSENVYSHDGRQRTCENESQNEQPYLKGDGSVRSFVQDDDGARQHADRVIPGRSYHDEHRDDFYPAMNPRREWDSGADLYHVSVPRSRFADPERSGSAQLPEMDYRVDRQIQGQVYASHSGRGHGLDEMQRVGRSLQYEEGREARAGSFEMQGYGKRGGSGDYAQEHAPAKRKRKSRFSDATPLEIALTQNRVMDVMVPTKNQNRGPVQALEERLDSGVRHPAVNTENVLDVLNEVKIDTAEEATFLKEKLCAVLKEFHANKSQRVEVSPMVRDYSTRSDTWMDQRRNMHETRNLDEHGFQETTRYVRDHRDFQERKTFTNDSTGLQDTWRPEENSGDFQNTRYVKDHRHVQDMRGYEKDSYQESARYEKRSTDFQELRHFENTPADFQQSRGFGDNPRDFHRSGHFEAEHKSFQQERGFQENSRDFQRAGNFEGNTSTYQQASGFEESSRAGRVEDNPRSFQNIQHTRGAEEKRGYEEYSGRAAEGRYGEGDYRRFHSNFDSRREFEYDVKRELSAEPSDDFKDYHPDGDRRAYQESCWKTRSLTEEDKGYGESRAHRPQYQRDRDPDVELYDPFHPSSSPPPPQGAAPPSSLEKLASTLLELVARTSN, encoded by the exons ATGACTGACCTACTGACTGTTTACGACGACGATGAAGAGTCGAACACCTTCATCGACTGCCTG GTATGTAACAGAAAGATAAGAGGGGACACTCAATATAAGGTCCACCTGACCACCCCACAGCATTTGAAG AAGGAGGAGGTTCTAGCTGCTAACG GCGTCATCCCTAAACCGCAGCCACTGCCGAAATGGACTGATTTCAAACAATACCTGGAGTACCTGCAACTTGATGAGCCCATTATTG GACTGGATTCCTTGGTACAAGAGGAGGATTTTATCTCAGATGGCAAAGCCTATTTAAAATACAGGTGTACAATGTGTTCTGTTGGGATGGTGATGAGTACAATGGTATCTCATATTGTGAGCCGCAAGCACCGTCAGAAGTACCTG CAACTAAAGAGGCCAGACTTGTTGAACCAAAATAATGGCATGGCACAAAAACAACCTGGACTTGTTGCAAGGGCTAAAGCTGCGATTGTGGAGAAGCAGGATGGATGGGGTACTCCAGTG ccacTCAACCGATCAGATGGGGGCCAATCATACCAGGGGAAAAAGGTGAAGAAAGGAAAACAAG GCCACAGAAAACCAGAAGGCTCTAATTCTTACACCCATGAAATGTCTCATGAGAAAGACAAGAGAGGGCAGCTTTCTTTGGCTGAAGATGCATATAGACGATCGTCAGATTTTTGGGATGATTTGTTTGGGAGGCCGTCTCATTATTATGGGGATGACCGGAATGATGGCTCTAGAGGCGACACAGCTAATTGGCGATCCTATCCAAAGAATGACCAGTCTGAAAATGTGTATTCTCATGATGGCAGGCAAAGAACCTGTGAAAACGAAAGCCAAAATGAACAACCATATCTGAAAGGAGACGGTAGTGTAAGGTCTTTTGtacaggatgatgatggtgcaaGACAACATGCAGACAGGGTCATTCCAGGGAGGTCTTATCATGATGAGCATCGGGATGATTTTTACCCAGCAATGAATCCCAGAAGAGAGTGGGACTCTGGTGCTGATCTGTATCACGTCAGTGTTCCAAGAAGCAGGTTTGCTGATCCAGAAAGGAGTGGTTCAGCTCAGCTGCCAGAAATGGACTATCGGGTGGACCGACAGATTCAGGGTCAGGTGTACGCATCTCATAGTGGAAGAGGACATGGTCTGGACGAGATGCAAAGAGTGGGGAGAAGCCTGCAGTATGAAGAGGGAAGAGAAGCAAGAGCTGGGTCCTTTGAGATGCAAGGCTATGGCAAAAGAGGTGGTTCAGGAGATTATGCTCAGGAACATGCCCCAGctaaaagaaaaaggaagagtAGGTTTTCTGATGCCACACCACTGGAGATCGCACTTACACAGAACAG GGTGATGGACGTCATGGTTCCTACAAAGAACCAAAATAGAGGACCAGTTCAG GCCCTTGAAGAGAGACTGGATTCCGGTGTGAGGCATCCCGCTGTAAATACAGAAAATGTTTTGGATGTGCTG AATGAGGTCAAAATTGACACTGCGGAAGAGGCTACCTTCTTGAAGGAAAAGTTATGCGCTGTTCTAAAGGAGTTTCATGCTAATAAATCTCAGCGTGTCGAG GTCTCTCCAATGGTCAGGGATTACAGCACCAggagtgacacatggatggatcAGCGCAGGAATATGCATGAGACAAGAAATTTAGATGAACATGGCTTTCAGGAGACCACAAGATATGTACGTGACCATAGAGACTTTCAAGAGCGAAAAACTTTCACAAATGATTCCACAGGTCTGCAAGATACGTGGCGGCCAGAAGAGAATTCCGGAGATTTTCAGAACACAAGATATGTCAAAGACCACAGACACgttcaggacatgaggggataTGAAAAAGACTCTTATCAGGAGTCTGCAAGATATGAGAAACGCTCCACAGATTTTCAAGAATTAAGACATTTTGAAAACACTCCTGCAGATTTCCAACAGTCAAGAGGGTTTGGGGACAACCCAAGAGATTTTCATCGTAGTGGACATTTTGAGGCTGAACATAAGTCCTTCCAACAGGAAAGAGGGTTTCAGGAAAACTCCAGGGATTTTCAGCGTGCAGGAAATTTTGAAGGAAACACTTCAACTTACCAGCAGGCCAGCGGTTTTGAAGagagctccagagcaggacGCGTTGAAGATAATCCAAGAAGCTTTCAAAACATTCAACATACCAGGGGTGCTGAAGAAAAGCGAGGTTATGAAGAATATTCAGGAAGAGCAGCAGAGGGAAGATATGGCGAGGGGGACTACAGGCGCTTTCACAGTAACTTTGACTCTCGACGTGAATTTGAATATGATGTAAAAAGAGAACTATCAGCTGAGCCGTCTGATGATTTTAAGGATTATCATCCAGATGGTGATAGAAGAGCTTACCAAG AGAGCTGTTGGAAGACCAGGTCTCTAACAGAAGAAGATAAGGGGTATGGTGAGAGTCGAGCGCACAGGCCACAATACCAGCGTGACCGTGATCCTGATGTAGAACTCTATGATCCATTTCACCCATCATCGTCTCCACCGCCTCCTCAGGGGGCGGCACCCCCCTCCAGTCTTGAAAAGCTTGCTTCCACTCTTTTGGAGCTTGTGGCACGTACATCAAATTGA
- the LOC140552137 gene encoding uncharacterized protein isoform X3, which translates to MCSVGMVMSTMVSHIVSRKHRQKYLQLKRPDLLNQNNGMAQKQPGLVARAKAAIVEKQDGWGTPVPLNRSDGGQSYQGKKVKKGKQGHRKPEGSNSYTHEMSHEKDKRGQLSLAEDAYRRSSDFWDDLFGRPSHYYGDDRNDGSRGDTANWRSYPKNDQSENVYSHDGRQRTCENESQNEQPYLKGDGSVRSFVQDDDGARQHADRVIPGRSYHDEHRDDFYPAMNPRREWDSGADLYHVSVPRSRFADPERSGSAQLPEMDYRVDRQIQGQVYASHSGRGHGLDEMQRVGRSLQYEEGREARAGSFEMQGYGKRGGSGDYAQEHAPAKRKRKSRFSDATPLEIALTQNRVMDVMVPTKNQNRGPVQALEERLDSGVRHPAVNTENVLDVLNEVKIDTAEEATFLKEKLCAVLKEFHANKSQRVEVSPMVRDYSTRSDTWMDQRRNMHETRNLDEHGFQETTRYVRDHRDFQERKTFTNDSTGLQDTWRPEENSGDFQNTRYVKDHRHVQDMRGYEKDSYQESARYEKRSTDFQELRHFENTPADFQQSRGFGDNPRDFHRSGHFEAEHKSFQQERGFQENSRDFQRAGNFEGNTSTYQQASGFEESSRAGRVEDNPRSFQNIQHTRGAEEKRGYEEYSGRAAEGRYGEGDYRRFHSNFDSRREFEYDVKRELSAEPSDDFKDYHPDGDRRAYQGRLMSNSMSSKESCWKTRSLTEEDKGYGESRAHRPQYQRDRDPDVELYDPFHPSSSPPPPQGAAPPSSLEKLASTLLELVARTSN; encoded by the exons ATGTGTTCTGTTGGGATGGTGATGAGTACAATGGTATCTCATATTGTGAGCCGCAAGCACCGTCAGAAGTACCTG CAACTAAAGAGGCCAGACTTGTTGAACCAAAATAATGGCATGGCACAAAAACAACCTGGACTTGTTGCAAGGGCTAAAGCTGCGATTGTGGAGAAGCAGGATGGATGGGGTACTCCAGTG ccacTCAACCGATCAGATGGGGGCCAATCATACCAGGGGAAAAAGGTGAAGAAAGGAAAACAAG GCCACAGAAAACCAGAAGGCTCTAATTCTTACACCCATGAAATGTCTCATGAGAAAGACAAGAGAGGGCAGCTTTCTTTGGCTGAAGATGCATATAGACGATCGTCAGATTTTTGGGATGATTTGTTTGGGAGGCCGTCTCATTATTATGGGGATGACCGGAATGATGGCTCTAGAGGCGACACAGCTAATTGGCGATCCTATCCAAAGAATGACCAGTCTGAAAATGTGTATTCTCATGATGGCAGGCAAAGAACCTGTGAAAACGAAAGCCAAAATGAACAACCATATCTGAAAGGAGACGGTAGTGTAAGGTCTTTTGtacaggatgatgatggtgcaaGACAACATGCAGACAGGGTCATTCCAGGGAGGTCTTATCATGATGAGCATCGGGATGATTTTTACCCAGCAATGAATCCCAGAAGAGAGTGGGACTCTGGTGCTGATCTGTATCACGTCAGTGTTCCAAGAAGCAGGTTTGCTGATCCAGAAAGGAGTGGTTCAGCTCAGCTGCCAGAAATGGACTATCGGGTGGACCGACAGATTCAGGGTCAGGTGTACGCATCTCATAGTGGAAGAGGACATGGTCTGGACGAGATGCAAAGAGTGGGGAGAAGCCTGCAGTATGAAGAGGGAAGAGAAGCAAGAGCTGGGTCCTTTGAGATGCAAGGCTATGGCAAAAGAGGTGGTTCAGGAGATTATGCTCAGGAACATGCCCCAGctaaaagaaaaaggaagagtAGGTTTTCTGATGCCACACCACTGGAGATCGCACTTACACAGAACAG GGTGATGGACGTCATGGTTCCTACAAAGAACCAAAATAGAGGACCAGTTCAG GCCCTTGAAGAGAGACTGGATTCCGGTGTGAGGCATCCCGCTGTAAATACAGAAAATGTTTTGGATGTGCTG AATGAGGTCAAAATTGACACTGCGGAAGAGGCTACCTTCTTGAAGGAAAAGTTATGCGCTGTTCTAAAGGAGTTTCATGCTAATAAATCTCAGCGTGTCGAG GTCTCTCCAATGGTCAGGGATTACAGCACCAggagtgacacatggatggatcAGCGCAGGAATATGCATGAGACAAGAAATTTAGATGAACATGGCTTTCAGGAGACCACAAGATATGTACGTGACCATAGAGACTTTCAAGAGCGAAAAACTTTCACAAATGATTCCACAGGTCTGCAAGATACGTGGCGGCCAGAAGAGAATTCCGGAGATTTTCAGAACACAAGATATGTCAAAGACCACAGACACgttcaggacatgaggggataTGAAAAAGACTCTTATCAGGAGTCTGCAAGATATGAGAAACGCTCCACAGATTTTCAAGAATTAAGACATTTTGAAAACACTCCTGCAGATTTCCAACAGTCAAGAGGGTTTGGGGACAACCCAAGAGATTTTCATCGTAGTGGACATTTTGAGGCTGAACATAAGTCCTTCCAACAGGAAAGAGGGTTTCAGGAAAACTCCAGGGATTTTCAGCGTGCAGGAAATTTTGAAGGAAACACTTCAACTTACCAGCAGGCCAGCGGTTTTGAAGagagctccagagcaggacGCGTTGAAGATAATCCAAGAAGCTTTCAAAACATTCAACATACCAGGGGTGCTGAAGAAAAGCGAGGTTATGAAGAATATTCAGGAAGAGCAGCAGAGGGAAGATATGGCGAGGGGGACTACAGGCGCTTTCACAGTAACTTTGACTCTCGACGTGAATTTGAATATGATGTAAAAAGAGAACTATCAGCTGAGCCGTCTGATGATTTTAAGGATTATCATCCAGATGGTGATAGAAGAGCTTACCAAGGTAGGCTGATGAGCAATTCTATGTCTTCCAAAG AGAGCTGTTGGAAGACCAGGTCTCTAACAGAAGAAGATAAGGGGTATGGTGAGAGTCGAGCGCACAGGCCACAATACCAGCGTGACCGTGATCCTGATGTAGAACTCTATGATCCATTTCACCCATCATCGTCTCCACCGCCTCCTCAGGGGGCGGCACCCCCCTCCAGTCTTGAAAAGCTTGCTTCCACTCTTTTGGAGCTTGTGGCACGTACATCAAATTGA